In the Helicobacter typhlonius genome, one interval contains:
- the tsaD gene encoding tRNA (adenosine(37)-N6)-threonylcarbamoyltransferase complex transferase subunit TsaD codes for MILSIESSCDDSSLALTSINDASLLYHIKLSQDEEHSTYGGIVPEIASRLHAQRLPEILKKLKAFLNNDLSPIKAVAVTTRPGLSVTLIEGLMMAKALCLGLQVPLICVNHLKGHIYSLLIHKATSDIQAILPKNTSLPQPLGILLVSGGHTQILHMRDFNAISLIAQSLDDSFGESFDKVAKYLGLGYPGGPIIESYATTFMRDFPHIAPHNFPVPLLHNQKLQFSFSGLKNAVRLAIQALPQPLSPKDRGSICAGFQQSACEHIVRKVRLYFQSAQAQDLEHFAIVGGASANTYLRTTLNELCEEYNKQLHLADLAFCADNAAMIGVCAIEHYKRGDFTPIDEAQISPKSLPTDFCEK; via the coding sequence ATGATCTTAAGCATAGAATCAAGCTGCGATGATAGCTCACTTGCCCTAACGAGCATTAATGATGCTTCGCTTCTTTATCATATCAAACTTTCTCAAGATGAAGAACATAGCACTTATGGTGGGATTGTGCCAGAAATTGCTTCAAGACTTCACGCTCAAAGACTTCCAGAGATTCTAAAAAAGCTCAAAGCATTTCTCAATAACGATTTATCTCCTATTAAAGCAGTCGCGGTAACCACGCGTCCGGGACTAAGTGTAACACTCATTGAAGGTTTGATGATGGCAAAGGCACTTTGTCTTGGTTTGCAAGTGCCGCTTATTTGTGTTAATCACCTTAAGGGACATATTTATTCGCTTTTGATTCATAAAGCCACTTCAGATATACAAGCCATTCTCCCTAAAAACACCTCTCTACCCCAACCTCTTGGCATTTTGCTTGTATCTGGCGGGCATACACAGATTCTCCATATGCGCGATTTTAATGCCATAAGCCTTATCGCTCAAAGCCTTGATGATAGCTTTGGGGAAAGCTTTGATAAAGTAGCTAAATATTTGGGATTAGGTTATCCGGGTGGTCCTATTATAGAATCTTATGCTACAACTTTTATGCGCGACTTTCCACATATTGCGCCTCATAATTTTCCTGTGCCACTTTTGCATAATCAAAAACTACAATTTAGCTTTTCGGGTTTAAAAAATGCCGTAAGACTTGCCATTCAAGCTCTACCCCAACCTCTTAGCCCCAAAGATAGAGGAAGTATCTGTGCAGGATTCCAACAAAGCGCGTGTGAACATATCGTGCGCAAAGTAAGATTATATTTTCAAAGCGCGCAGGCACAAGATTTAGAACATTTTGCTATTGTAGGAGGAGCAAGTGCAAATACATACCTACGCACCACCCTAAATGAGCTTTGTGAGGAGTATAATAAACAGCTTCATCTCGCTGACCTTGCTTTTTGTGCTGATAATGCAGCAATGATTGGCGTGTGTGCCATAGAGCATTATAAAAGGGGAGATTTTACACCCATAGATGAAGCGCAAATCTCGCCTAAAAGTTTGCCTACTGATTTTTGTGAGAAATAA
- a CDS encoding FkbM family methyltransferase, which produces MLRGRIILDYTLRICGIKVRKTKNYKKLLRFHHIYLNLWFQDSIPTLKETSSTERIIHLTQGLDKESTDLIYRIISRTLEADAHPLKLYFALSKKEVEALDSLQNDFFPNIFHIAPNLYCWNGYFLPKRHGIEVFWYRHGLDKLKNLDSLKDKDIIDVGGYIGDSALILQEYTHNKVHSFEATTQNYELMLETIAINKAARIVPVKKALGSAPSKMTISVNGGSSSFNPSPHANDKDENEEVEIITLDSYVAEHKIQVGFIKVDIEGFEMEFLKGAKETICTQKPTMLIYSIYHSLNDFFEIKPLIESWNLGYTFSIHKPIDYTISVETGLFCEIL; this is translated from the coding sequence ATGCTACGGGGGAGGATAATATTAGACTATACGCTTAGAATCTGTGGTATTAAAGTAAGAAAGACGAAAAATTACAAAAAACTACTCCGTTTTCATCATATTTATCTAAATCTTTGGTTTCAAGATTCTATCCCTACACTTAAAGAAACTTCATCAACAGAAAGAATTATACACCTTACGCAAGGTTTGGATAAAGAAAGCACAGATTTAATTTATCGTATCATTTCACGCACATTAGAGGCAGACGCACACCCTTTGAAGTTATATTTTGCTCTTTCAAAAAAAGAGGTGGAAGCATTAGATTCGCTACAAAATGACTTTTTCCCAAATATCTTTCATATCGCGCCAAATCTGTATTGTTGGAATGGTTATTTCCTACCCAAGCGACACGGCATTGAAGTTTTTTGGTATCGGCACGGCTTAGATAAGCTTAAAAATTTAGATTCTTTAAAAGATAAGGATATTATTGATGTAGGTGGATATATCGGGGATAGTGCCCTCATCTTACAAGAATACACTCACAATAAAGTGCATAGCTTTGAGGCTACGACACAAAATTATGAACTTATGCTTGAAACTATTGCAATAAATAAGGCTGCACGTATTGTGCCTGTGAAAAAAGCTTTAGGGAGCGCACCAAGCAAAATGACAATTAGTGTTAATGGTGGTTCTTCATCTTTTAATCCCTCCCCACACGCAAATGATAAAGATGAAAATGAGGAGGTAGAAATCATTACCCTTGATAGCTATGTAGCAGAGCACAAGATTCAAGTAGGTTTTATTAAAGTAGATATTGAAGGCTTTGAAATGGAGTTTTTAAAGGGCGCAAAAGAGACTATTTGCACTCAAAAACCTACAATGCTTATTTATAGTATTTATCACTCCTTAAATGATTTCTTTGAGATTAAGCCTTTGATAGAATCGTGGAATCTCGGCTATACTTTTTCTATACATAAGCCTATTGATTATACTATTTCAGTAGAAACAGGATTATTTTGCGAAATATTATGA
- a CDS encoding agmatine deiminase family protein, whose protein sequence is MKKIKYRLKAEWEEQIAILMAFPHKNSDWAIHIEVARECFVRIIEQILYFESVILCVDINDDEGMALLHTHFKKHITFAQNETFKSYNQQYGLHIVRVPTNDTWARDFGGISVEAEGGIALFDFVFNGWGLKYPANYDNQITQNIVCEAFKNTHLSPLVKRIFSSYRPIKTDMILEGGSIESNGAGVLLTNTQCLLEKNRNPHLSQDEIESKLREYFGLDSVLWLTQGYLAGDDTDSHIDTLARFISEDTIAYITCDDRQDEHFESLKSMEAELRALKQSNGEPYKLIPLPFTKAIYDEQGQRLPASYANFLFVNGGLLVPTYRDKNDAKALEILSKALPKHRVVGVDCRSLILWHGSLHCVSMQVYGS, encoded by the coding sequence ATGAAAAAAATCAAATATAGACTTAAGGCGGAATGGGAGGAACAAATAGCTATATTAATGGCTTTTCCGCACAAAAATAGCGATTGGGCAATACATATTGAGGTAGCTCGAGAATGTTTTGTGCGTATTATAGAGCAGATTCTATATTTTGAATCAGTAATACTTTGTGTGGATATTAATGATGATGAGGGAATGGCATTATTGCACACACATTTTAAAAAACATATTACATTTGCTCAAAATGAGACATTTAAATCGTATAATCAACAATATGGGCTTCATATTGTTCGTGTGCCCACAAATGATACTTGGGCGAGGGATTTTGGAGGTATTAGCGTGGAAGCAGAGGGGGGCATAGCCCTATTTGATTTTGTCTTTAATGGTTGGGGGCTAAAATATCCTGCAAATTATGACAATCAAATTACGCAAAATATTGTTTGTGAAGCTTTCAAAAATACTCATTTATCGCCACTTGTAAAAAGAATTTTTTCATCTTATCGTCCCATAAAAACTGATATGATTCTTGAGGGTGGCAGTATAGAAAGCAATGGGGCAGGGGTATTGCTTACTAATACACAATGTCTCCTTGAAAAAAATCGCAATCCTCATCTTAGCCAAGATGAAATAGAATCTAAGCTTAGAGAGTATTTTGGATTAGATTCTGTATTGTGGCTTACACAAGGCTATCTTGCAGGAGATGATACAGATAGTCATATTGACACACTAGCGCGTTTTATTAGTGAGGATACGATTGCTTACATCACTTGTGATGATAGGCAAGATGAGCATTTTGAATCTCTTAAGAGTATGGAGGCGGAACTACGCGCTTTAAAACAATCTAATGGAGAGCCATATAAGCTTATTCCTCTGCCTTTTACAAAGGCTATCTATGATGAGCAAGGACAAAGGCTACCTGCAAGTTATGCGAATTTTTTGTTTGTCAATGGGGGCTTGCTCGTGCCAACTTATAGGGATAAAAATGACGCAAAAGCACTTGAGATTCTAAGCAAAGCATTGCCAAAGCATAGGGTAGTGGGCGTGGATTGTCGCTCACTCATTCTATGGCACGGCAGTTTGCATTGTGTCAGTATGCAGGTGTATGGCTCATAA
- a CDS encoding queuosine precursor transporter → MSFFTFIGSSVFFALIIIVANYSVQYPILGSPLTYGALTYPISFLLMDILSEKYSKAQVLKTLWVGLFLAFFPSLFMSEPRIAIASVCAFIVSQNLDVHIFFYLKNRFPSLWWLRNNASTMISQFIDTMIFFHIAFLFIYPWEQVIMMLLADFCIKVFLALCDTPLFYILAIRKYKQPKITTK, encoded by the coding sequence ATGAGTTTTTTTACTTTCATAGGTTCTAGCGTGTTTTTTGCCCTCATTATCATAGTGGCAAACTATTCCGTGCAGTATCCAATTTTAGGCTCTCCGCTGACCTATGGTGCGCTCACTTATCCCATTAGTTTTTTGCTTATGGATATTTTGAGCGAGAAATACAGCAAAGCCCAAGTATTAAAAACGCTTTGGGTGGGGCTATTCCTAGCTTTTTTCCCCTCACTTTTTATGAGTGAGCCACGCATTGCCATAGCGAGTGTATGTGCTTTTATTGTCTCACAAAATCTTGATGTGCATATTTTCTTTTATCTTAAAAATCGCTTTCCAAGCCTGTGGTGGCTACGCAATAATGCAAGCACAATGATTTCACAATTCATTGACACGATGATTTTCTTTCATATTGCATTTTTATTTATATATCCTTGGGAGCAAGTTATAATGATGCTTTTAGCAGATTTTTGTATAAAAGTCTTTTTAGCTCTTTGTGATACGCCATTGTTTTATATATTGGCAATACGCAAATATAAGCAGCCAAAAATTACTACAAAATGA
- a CDS encoding OmpA family protein, whose product MLRTTTSKISITLCGALLMAACTTNPYTGESQISKTAIGAVGAAAVGAGIGALASKKDRAKGAAIGAGVGALAGGAVGGYMDIQDKKLREELQGTGVSVTKNGNEITLNMPGDITFKSGSADLSVDFYKVLNSVAKVLNKYDKTIVSVVGFTDNTGSAAKNLTLSQQRAQSVAAYLQSQKVKEARFVIEGLGESEPIASNKTAEGRAKNRRVEISLTAITK is encoded by the coding sequence ATGTTAAGGACAACGACTTCAAAAATCTCTATCACACTTTGTGGCGCGCTTCTTATGGCAGCTTGCACGACAAATCCTTACACAGGCGAATCGCAAATTAGCAAGACTGCTATTGGCGCAGTGGGCGCGGCAGCAGTGGGCGCAGGGATTGGCGCATTGGCAAGCAAGAAAGACAGGGCAAAAGGTGCGGCTATTGGCGCGGGTGTTGGCGCATTGGCAGGTGGCGCAGTGGGCGGATATATGGATATACAAGATAAAAAGCTCCGCGAAGAGTTGCAAGGCACAGGCGTGAGTGTTACTAAAAATGGCAATGAAATTACCCTTAATATGCCCGGCGATATTACATTTAAGAGCGGGAGTGCGGACTTAAGCGTGGATTTTTACAAGGTGCTTAATTCTGTGGCAAAAGTGCTGAATAAATATGACAAAACAATCGTTTCTGTTGTTGGATTCACAGATAATACAGGCAGTGCGGCAAAAAATCTTACTCTTTCACAGCAAAGAGCTCAAAGCGTAGCGGCATATTTGCAAAGTCAAAAAGTCAAAGAAGCACGATTTGTGATTGAAGGGCTTGGCGAAAGTGAGCCTATTGCTTCAAATAAAACTGCAGAGGGACGCGCAAAAAATCGCCGCGTTGAAATCTCACTTACTGCGATTACAAAATAA
- a CDS encoding DJ-1 family glyoxalase III produces MKNVLVPIAKGFEEIELVSVVDILRRAGVRVALASLDSHKRVLGAHHIVIEADSVLPELEYADFHAIVLAGGYVGMQNLANNELIKLWLTTFKQEQKLIAAICASPIVLDKAGVLEGEFTCYPGCEAEMSNKNRKDTAVVKSGNILHFHRTRHRFSFCT; encoded by the coding sequence ATGAAAAATGTTTTAGTGCCGATTGCTAAGGGATTTGAGGAGATTGAGCTAGTATCCGTGGTGGATATTTTGCGCCGTGCAGGTGTGCGTGTGGCACTCGCAAGTCTTGATTCACATAAACGCGTTTTGGGAGCGCATCATATTGTGATTGAAGCGGATTCTGTCCTACCCGAGCTAGAATATGCTGATTTTCACGCTATTGTGTTGGCTGGAGGCTATGTTGGTATGCAAAATCTTGCCAATAACGAGCTTATCAAATTGTGGCTGACAACTTTCAAGCAAGAGCAAAAGCTCATAGCGGCGATTTGTGCCTCCCCTATTGTGTTAGACAAGGCAGGTGTGCTTGAGGGTGAATTTACTTGCTATCCGGGCTGTGAGGCTGAAATGAGTAATAAAAATAGAAAAGATACCGCTGTTGTCAAAAGTGGCAATATTCTTCACTTCCACCGCACCCGCCACCGCTTCAGTTTTTGCACTTGA
- a CDS encoding non-canonical purine NTP pyrophosphatase, whose protein sequence is MTIILATGNKHKIREFEAMLGDTDAQVYAYEEILESLEIVESGASFSENATLKVKAIYQALYAKYIQDSQNTESRLTQNTQTQGQGVNTDFANSQNLAYSAMYPLKAPLAIIAEDSGLCVPALNGEPGIYSARYASFKHFNTHLDSAQSQELPTMSLNTSHIAHNSTDSENLQCLIEHIAPFAPTPAFFTAHIALIFVESLPLPPIEQCYIECFEGRLEGIAISEARGTEGFGYDPIFVPLDLNPHKQTLAEFTPSAKNAISHRKRAISACLKYLHL, encoded by the coding sequence ATGACTATCATACTTGCCACAGGAAATAAGCACAAAATCCGCGAATTTGAGGCAATGCTAGGCGATACAGACGCGCAAGTGTATGCGTATGAGGAGATATTAGAATCTTTAGAGATTGTAGAAAGTGGCGCGAGTTTTAGTGAGAATGCCACACTTAAGGTAAAGGCTATTTATCAAGCCCTATATGCAAAATATATACAGGATTCGCAAAATACAGAATCTAGACTTACGCAAAACACACAAACTCAAGGGCAGGGCGTAAATACAGACTTTGCAAACTCGCAGAATCTAGCATATTCAGCAATGTATCCCCTCAAAGCTCCCCTTGCTATTATCGCTGAAGACAGCGGTTTATGTGTCCCCGCACTCAATGGAGAGCCGGGCATTTATAGCGCAAGATATGCGAGTTTTAAGCATTTTAATACGCATTTAGATTCGGCGCAATCACAAGAACTGCCTACGATGAGTTTAAATACCTCCCACATCGCGCACAATAGCACCGATAGTGAGAATCTCCAATGCCTTATAGAGCATATCGCCCCATTTGCGCCAACTCCTGCGTTTTTTACCGCGCATATCGCCCTTATTTTTGTAGAATCTTTGCCATTGCCACCCATAGAGCAATGCTATATTGAATGTTTCGAGGGGCGTTTAGAGGGCATAGCCATAAGTGAAGCGAGGGGTACGGAAGGCTTTGGTTATGACCCTATCTTTGTGCCTTTAGATTTAAATCCGCATAAGCAGACTTTAGCAGAATTTACTCCAAGTGCTAAAAATGCCATATCTCATCGCAAACGAGCCATTTCAGCTTGTCTCAAATATCTACATTTGTAG
- the nadA gene encoding quinolinate synthase NadA, with protein sequence MSSTLHNLITDEIKTLLHKLEALLVAHYYQKDEIVALADLCGDSLELSRKASASEKNLIVFCGVAFMGQSVKVLAPQKRVIMPRLACCSMARMIDSDYYDESIALLQSYGLSKDSIFPITYINSNADVKAKVAQMGGLVCTSANAHKIFNFAKEQGKKIFFLPDKCLGENLARLNSKKSAILGTDDKEKVLSADVICYDGFCSVHQLFTSQDITFYREKFADIKIVVHPECDPSVVELADFVGSTSQIIAYVQNLPLEQKVAVGTEFNLVNRLRPKYNGKQTTFVLSSSKPQCPTMNETTLEDVRDVLLAFEDNKPINEVFLDNEIQKWAKIALDRMLELS encoded by the coding sequence ATGTCTAGCACACTTCATAATCTAATCACAGATGAAATCAAAACATTACTTCATAAGCTTGAAGCGCTACTTGTAGCACATTATTATCAAAAAGATGAAATTGTTGCCTTGGCAGATTTATGTGGAGATAGTTTGGAGCTTTCCCGCAAGGCTTCAGCAAGTGAGAAAAATCTCATTGTATTTTGTGGCGTAGCATTTATGGGACAAAGCGTTAAGGTGCTTGCTCCACAAAAGCGTGTGATTATGCCTCGTTTAGCGTGTTGTTCTATGGCAAGAATGATAGATAGTGATTATTATGATGAAAGTATTGCTCTTTTGCAATCCTATGGCTTAAGTAAAGATTCTATCTTTCCTATTACTTATATTAATTCAAATGCTGATGTTAAAGCAAAAGTTGCTCAAATGGGAGGGCTTGTTTGCACAAGTGCAAATGCTCATAAGATTTTTAATTTTGCAAAGGAGCAGGGCAAAAAGATATTTTTTCTCCCTGATAAATGTCTGGGAGAGAATCTCGCTCGTTTAAATAGCAAAAAATCCGCGATATTGGGCACAGATGACAAAGAAAAAGTGCTTAGCGCTGATGTGATTTGCTATGATGGATTCTGTTCTGTGCATCAGCTTTTCACGTCACAAGATATTACCTTTTATCGTGAAAAATTTGCAGATATTAAAATTGTCGTGCATCCTGAATGCGACCCGAGTGTCGTAGAACTTGCTGATTTTGTTGGCTCGACAAGTCAAATCATTGCTTATGTGCAAAATTTGCCTTTGGAGCAAAAAGTGGCAGTAGGCACAGAATTTAATCTTGTCAATCGTTTGCGTCCTAAATATAATGGCAAACAAACAACCTTTGTCCTTAGCTCAAGTAAGCCTCAATGTCCCACAATGAATGAAACAACTCTTGAAGATGTGCGTGATGTGCTTCTTGCTTTTGAAGATAATAAGCCTATTAATGAAGTGTTTTTGGATAATGAGATTCAAAAATGGGCAAAAATCGCCCTTGATAGAATGCTTGAACTCTCTTAA
- a CDS encoding phosphatidylserine decarboxylase produces the protein MNLSNKFSRLFGRFASCEFPSFLQHFINSVYVKIFDIDLSEFALASSYTSLNALFTRSLSKPRAINPNPIVLIAPCDSLITQMGKTSDKYALQIKGMEYSVEELLGQKLDREFYYINFYLSPRDYHRYHAPCDMQICEMRYFGGELLPVNLPSLQKNQNLFVRNERVVVVAKTSSNKWIYFVAVGALNVGSMVMHCEPKIQSNAKAHNTTYTYTTPISVKKGEELGMFKMGSTIVLFMEQMIPDININQKVKFAQDLGTYA, from the coding sequence ATGAATCTTTCAAACAAATTTTCACGACTTTTTGGGCGATTTGCCTCTTGTGAATTTCCGTCTTTTTTGCAGCATTTTATCAATAGTGTGTATGTAAAGATTTTTGATATAGATTTGAGTGAGTTTGCACTAGCCTCTAGCTATACTTCGCTTAATGCACTTTTTACCCGCTCTCTGTCTAAACCTAGAGCGATAAATCCTAATCCCATTGTGCTTATCGCTCCTTGTGATTCGCTTATTACGCAAATGGGCAAGACAAGCGATAAATACGCCTTGCAGATTAAAGGTATGGAATATTCTGTTGAAGAGCTTTTAGGACAGAAGCTTGATAGGGAGTTTTATTATATAAATTTTTATCTCTCACCAAGAGATTATCATCGCTATCACGCGCCTTGTGATATGCAGATTTGTGAAATGCGCTATTTTGGCGGAGAGCTGCTGCCGGTCAATCTCCCTTCTTTGCAAAAAAATCAAAACCTTTTTGTGAGAAATGAACGCGTAGTCGTGGTAGCAAAAACATCAAGCAATAAATGGATTTATTTTGTTGCTGTTGGTGCGCTCAATGTCGGCTCTATGGTAATGCATTGTGAGCCTAAGATTCAAAGTAATGCCAAAGCGCATAATACAACCTATACCTATACTACGCCCATAAGCGTGAAAAAAGGCGAGGAATTAGGTATGTTTAAAATGGGTTCAACCATTGTGCTTTTTATGGAACAAATGATCCCCGATATAAATATTAATCAAAAAGTAAAATTTGCCCAAGATTTAGGCACTTATGCGTAG